In Deinococcus psychrotolerans, a genomic segment contains:
- a CDS encoding isopeptide-forming domain-containing fimbrial protein, which yields MRKPLAALLLALSSAGLAVGGPSQTPAGTVIENRATLDYQPEDQTLPPGTVTTPPVKTVITAQCRPSVLPDGTVSNPGQIVSILPGESGLLRYTLANSGNTDSVFALSAPQDPTSAFPLSDVNIYADYNGSGQVDSGEGPLTSLQLKADQVVPMLVSFKSAAAARGAAYLNLVAACPASEGGAVDNNNVGQVQAGEPAALTLTKNFSQQVVRPGGEVSVSINAANNGQGASREVVITDRLDTPDMIDFRFISGSASVNAGTLEYTADGSTWATAEPGSVRGLRVRIGSLLPGKTLGLNFRLTAPSQVSGSRTNIATLLSSGFNLQAPATTEVRYSPRIALGPVNNPEALPGGELSSDDLQTKPLAFLNREICFQHTVKNLGDVNDNISISGQVVKGSATIRLAELDGSAFQQSVALTPGASKSFAACYTPTSSAAPTDGSEALRVLLTANSAQGAAKNQTVDVVTSVTNEVPQLVKSVSPGGVVKQGAQLTYTLKIVNPLSVALTNVVVTDQLDPNLDFVSADSGGTLVNGAVIWKISSIAPKATVNLTLVTQVKATTPDDTIIKNSFTLVSSEFSEPLTSNEVSTTVFGSALIFNKTSSPAEASIGDTITYTFTVTNPSKNATFKRVEIVDTMPIGIEYVPGSSRLDGTPIGDPAVDGQKYTWIVSNLGPGQTAAVTFEALVSPKVGTSVTNTAIANAISSENASQNVGSQTTNRIRALIFEPLCDLVGSVFIDVNRNGTYDKGLDIPMVSARVILANGRTSLTDTQGRYHFATLKEGFWALRLDPSSVYAQNISLPQDGGLPGSRGVMCRQLTSVDFPLAPVAGDIGVIRDTTLKMGSFTVHKQVFTTPEANTYLVQLTLSTPAALGGFTLQDPLPTGATLLDGQNALTFDPLPAGSRAVTYRFRFGGDQKAAVTDPTAEWRY from the coding sequence ATGCGTAAACCACTCGCGGCGCTGCTCCTCGCGCTGAGCAGTGCAGGTTTGGCCGTCGGCGGGCCGAGCCAAACGCCTGCGGGCACGGTTATTGAAAACCGGGCGACGCTCGACTACCAACCTGAAGATCAAACCCTTCCGCCAGGAACAGTAACCACGCCGCCCGTCAAAACGGTAATTACCGCACAGTGCCGGCCCAGCGTTTTGCCGGACGGTACGGTGAGCAACCCCGGTCAGATCGTCAGTATCTTACCGGGCGAAAGTGGTTTGCTGCGCTATACCCTGGCCAACTCAGGCAACACTGACAGTGTCTTTGCGCTGAGCGCCCCGCAAGATCCTACTTCGGCTTTCCCGCTGAGCGATGTCAATATTTACGCCGATTACAATGGCAGCGGCCAAGTTGATAGTGGCGAAGGGCCACTCACCAGCCTGCAGCTCAAGGCCGATCAAGTGGTGCCGATGCTGGTCAGCTTCAAGTCTGCTGCGGCAGCACGCGGCGCGGCTTACCTGAACTTGGTGGCAGCTTGCCCAGCCAGTGAGGGCGGCGCAGTTGACAACAACAATGTGGGTCAGGTGCAAGCTGGTGAGCCGGCAGCACTGACGCTGACCAAAAACTTCAGTCAACAGGTGGTGCGGCCCGGTGGAGAAGTCAGCGTGTCGATCAACGCCGCCAACAACGGTCAGGGTGCTTCGCGCGAAGTGGTGATCACTGACCGGCTCGATACGCCCGACATGATTGACTTCCGTTTTATCAGTGGTTCGGCCTCCGTCAACGCCGGAACCCTCGAGTACACCGCCGACGGTAGCACTTGGGCCACTGCCGAACCCGGCAGCGTGCGCGGTTTGCGGGTGCGGATCGGTTCGCTGCTGCCCGGTAAGACGCTGGGCCTGAATTTTCGCCTCACCGCGCCGAGTCAGGTTTCCGGCAGCCGCACCAACATTGCCACGCTCCTGAGTAGCGGTTTTAACCTCCAAGCTCCTGCTACGACTGAAGTGCGCTACAGCCCCAGAATCGCGCTGGGGCCGGTCAACAACCCCGAAGCTCTGCCCGGCGGCGAGCTGAGCAGTGACGATCTTCAAACCAAGCCGCTCGCTTTCCTGAACCGCGAGATCTGCTTCCAACACACCGTCAAGAACCTCGGTGATGTTAACGACAACATCAGTATCAGTGGTCAGGTCGTCAAGGGCAGCGCCACTATCCGCTTGGCCGAGCTCGACGGTTCAGCCTTCCAGCAGTCCGTGGCGCTGACACCCGGCGCGAGCAAGTCGTTCGCAGCTTGCTACACCCCGACCAGCAGCGCCGCTCCCACCGACGGAAGTGAGGCCCTGCGGGTGCTCCTGACGGCCAACAGCGCTCAGGGCGCAGCCAAAAACCAAACCGTTGACGTGGTCACGAGCGTCACCAATGAAGTGCCTCAGCTCGTCAAGAGCGTTTCGCCCGGCGGCGTGGTCAAGCAAGGAGCGCAGCTTACCTACACCCTCAAAATCGTCAACCCTTTGAGTGTGGCCCTGACCAACGTGGTCGTCACCGATCAGCTCGATCCCAACCTCGATTTCGTCTCGGCGGACAGTGGCGGCACGCTCGTTAACGGCGCAGTGATTTGGAAGATCAGCAGCATTGCTCCCAAAGCGACCGTCAACCTGACGCTGGTGACGCAAGTTAAGGCCACCACGCCCGACGACACCATCATCAAGAACAGCTTTACGTTGGTGAGCAGCGAATTTAGCGAGCCGCTGACCTCCAACGAAGTGTCCACCACCGTGTTCGGCAGCGCCCTGATCTTCAACAAGACGTCTTCGCCTGCCGAAGCCTCGATTGGCGATACCATCACCTACACCTTTACCGTCACCAATCCCTCCAAAAATGCCACCTTCAAGCGCGTCGAAATCGTGGACACCATGCCCATCGGCATCGAGTACGTGCCGGGTTCCAGCCGCCTCGACGGTACCCCGATTGGTGATCCGGCGGTCGACGGTCAGAAGTACACATGGATTGTCAGCAACCTCGGCCCCGGCCAAACCGCCGCCGTCACGTTTGAGGCTCTGGTTTCGCCGAAAGTCGGCACCAGCGTCACCAACACCGCCATCGCCAACGCCATCAGCAGCGAAAACGCCTCGCAAAATGTCGGCTCGCAAACCACCAACCGCATTCGGGCGCTGATCTTCGAGCCGCTGTGCGACCTCGTCGGCTCGGTCTTCATCGACGTCAACCGCAACGGCACCTATGACAAGGGCCTCGACATCCCGATGGTGAGTGCCCGCGTCATTCTGGCCAATGGGCGCACCTCGCTGACCGACACGCAAGGCCGCTATCACTTCGCCACCCTCAAAGAAGGGTTCTGGGCACTGCGCCTTGACCCCAGCAGCGTCTACGCCCAGAACATCAGCTTGCCGCAAGACGGCGGACTGCCGGGCAGCCGGGGCGTGATGTGCCGTCAGCTCACCAGCGTGGACTTCCCGCTGGCCCCGGTGGCCGGTGACATCGGCGTGATCCGCGACACCACCCTCAAGATGGGCAGCTTCACCGTCCATAAGCAGGTCTTTACCACCCCTGAAGCCAACACTTATCTGGTGCAGCTGACCCTCAGCACCCCTGCGGCGCTCGGCGGCTTCACCCTGCAAGATCCGCTGCCAACAGGCGCAACCCTGCTCGACGGCCAAAACGCACTGACGTTTGATCCGCTGCCCGCCGGAAGCCGCGCCGTAACCTACCGTTTCCGTTTCGGCGGCGACCAGAAAGCCGCTGTCACCGATCCGACAGCCGAGTGGAGGTACTGA